The genomic window GGGGGGAGgacccaacccattgtgggtggggccatccctaggctggtggtcctgggttctataagaaagcaggctgagcaagccatggagaacaagccagtaagcagcaccctctatagcctctgcatcagctcctgtctccaggttcctgccctgtgtgaggtcctgtcctgatttcctttaatgATGGACAAAGTAtcagccaaataaacactttcctctccaagttgtttCTGGTCACaagcttcatcacagcaatagaaactctaagacaaatgGGACCTGGGAACTTGGGATAGGGATGTGTGCTTGGGCGGTATTGAAGCTGAGATCTTTGAATCCTCAGATTCTGAAAGGTTTTTTTCTCACCAGAGGAAGTAATCTCTCCATCCACAGCAGAAGATGGACTTATACCCACACCATGAAATATTGCCCTTTCACCTCTGACTGAGTAAATTAATCCTTCGTTGTCTgctaaaccagcagtgactttctcTGAAGGAGatgccatctgtaatgggatctgatgtcctcttctggtgtgtctgaagacagtgacagtgtactcatatacataaaataaacaaatctttttaaaaaaggtttgtgTGAATAGTTGGCTGAAGTATTTGTCAAAAGCTGGTCTACTGAGCCACGTAGTGGTGGCTactgtctttaatcctagcacttgaaggcagaggcaggcagatctctgtgagttcgaggccagcctggtgtatagaggaagttccaggacagctagagcgaCACTAattaaccctgtctcaaaacccaaaacaataacaagaagATAACCTACTGAGAAAGAGTTGGATATGCCTGATATTGCTGGGTTTAGTGTTGAGGAATGGATTTTAAGACTTGGtgaggggctggcgagatggctcagtggttaagagctgactgctcttccagaggttttgagttcaattcccagcaaccacatggtggctcacaaccatctatagtggaatctgatgccctcttctggtgtgtctgcagacagctacagtgtactcatatacataaaataaatattttaaaaagggggCTTGGTGATATTGCATTGCTAGAACGGGTACTCGGTTTAAAACCTAGTCCTCCACAATGGGAAAGCCCAGATGATGTGCCCTTCACTAATCCTATATGACACAAAATGATGAGATAGTATCAGCACATTTGAAAACACATCCCCTTTCCTAGTGTCAGACTTAGGGGTTGGAGACGATGCTGCTGAAGTTAGAGAATTAAATGTAATGGGTTTAATTTGGCTTTGAAATAGTAGGAGCCAGGTGGCAGCACTGAATTGCCAAAGGCAAGGTGATCTTAGGTATCATTATGGGCAAAACAATGTACATGGTGACCTAATGGTCAGCACAGGCAAAGTAAATTTTATGGTGCCATGACTCATATGGACCTTTGGTACTGGCTAATCAATTATGCTACAAAATAGATTAGAAGCCTATTGTATTTTCTGTTTGATTTGTGTAAGTAGAGAgattctcaaacaaatgaaactgAATAATGGCAAAAGGGAATCTTGGCCTGTGAACCAATTTCCGGGCGTGAGCCAGTTTACAGACACAAAACCCCCTTGAATGAAGGGAGAGCCAGGTTCCCCAGAAGAAGGTCCTTAATAAAGTACCAAAGAGTTTTACTGTTAGCCTTTCCACGgtccttcccctgagggacctaCAGCCTTTTACAGGGGTGATTGCACACTCGGGGAAAGGAAACAATCAGACTTTCCAGGATGTGTTACACACTGGTTCTAAATTGATGCGGATTCCAGGAGACCCCAAGAACCACTGTAGCCTTCCAGTTAAAGTAGGGGCTTCTCTGAGGTCAGGTGAATAATGAAATTGTGGCTGAAGTCTGATTCATAGCAGGTCCAGTGGGTTCCTGTGCGTATTTCCTCCGTTcaagaatgtataattgggatagatatacttagGAATTGGCAGAATCCTCACATGGGTTCCCTGATTCTGTAAGGGATATTATGGGtggaaaggctaaatggaagcctttagaatTGCCTctaccaaagaaaatagtgaatcaaagaTAATATTGTTTCCCTGGAGGAATTTCAGAAATCAGTGCCACcgtcaaggacttgaaagatgcagggtgccgggcagtggtagcacatgcctttaatcccagcactctgggaggcagaggcaggtggatttctgagtttgaggccagcctggtctacagaatgagttccaggacagccagggctacacagagaaaccctgtctcgaaaaaccaaaaaaaaaaaaaaaaaaaaaaaaaaaaaaaaaaaaaagggaaaaaaaaaggtgcaGGGGTGTggctccttccacagctccctttAACTCCCCtgtctggccagtgcagaagactcATTGCTGTAGGAATGGAGTCTTGTAGCACTCCTGTTGGGAAAAGACACTTGGAAGAAAGTATGTGCTGTGTGCCGGCTTCATCTGAACTGTGGGACAGTCACTTTCCCCCTTCCCTAAGGTAGGTACAGAGTACAAGGGAGCCAATGAATGGAATTCTCAGATCAAACCTGTagtctttttcctttaaaaaaaaatgcctgagtACTGTATCTGCATGCACACCTGTATGACAGAACAGGGCATCAGGTCACATTATAGGTAGCTGTGAGTCAtcctgtgattgctgggaattgaattcaggacctctgaaagaacagtcaacgttcttaactgctgagccctctctgaaCCCCCTAtctgtttcctttttctgatCCTATGTTATATCTATCCTTTCATTATAAAGAATCGTGGCTACTACGAAAACTGAGGGTGGTCCTGGAGCTCCTCAAGAAAAGTACAGACAAAATCatggagaaaaaaggagagatagggcagggagggggggcggggagagaagAGATGGTAAAACACCAATGTTGGGGATTGTtgttttgtgacttttttttttcagtttttagagacagggtttctctgtgtagccctggctgtcctggaactcactctggagaccaggctggcctcgaactcagaaatccacctgcctctgcctcccagggtgctgagattacaggcgtgcaccaccactgcctggtttgttttgtgacttttCTACaagtatgaaattattttaaaataaaggtgtAATGGCTTTCTCTGTGCTTGGGATAGACTAATGCTAGTCTCTTAGAATGAGTCAGGAACTATCCTCATGTAttcagttctctggaagagtttGTATAGAGCTGGTCTTGTGTTCCCTTAAGGTAgaattctctgtctcctctctactTCTCCCCACTGacattttgtgtcttttaaagAATTTGCTATCAGAACTTTTGGcatactagaaagtcccagactccagggaagcaagaggctcccaggacccagtggtgttaactttagctgaaatacccaacaaaggggagatacaaTCTATAGAGAATACCTCCAGTaaataggcatggcccccagttgagggatggagccacgCACACATCTCAAAAGCTTTAGCTCAGAAacgttcctgtccaaaggaaagacagggacaaaaaaatgaaacagagacgGGGCATCCAGAGAccggccccacctagggatccgtCCCATACGCagacaccaaactctgacactatgtggatgccaagaagtgcttgctgacaggaacctggtatggctgtctcctgagaggctctgccagagtctgatgAATACAGATGCGGAtactcccagccaaccattggactgagccgggggaccccaatggaagagctataggaaggactgaaggagctgaaggggattgcgactccataggaagaatgaTATCAGCTAACTGGACCCCCTagtgctctcagggactaaaccaccaaccacagagtacacagggagggacccacggctccagatACATacgtagcagagaatggccttgtctcaCATCAATGGGAGGGTCCTGTGGACACTTGATGCCCCAGCGTATGGgtatgctagaggggtgaggcaggagtgtgggagtgagtggaggaaacaaaaagaacttttgATACGAAGCTGTTCAAAACCGTTGTCCTCCCTTTTATCAGCTAGCATATATTAATTGTGCATAATAATGCTTTTCATTAAGACATTTGCATACATGTCTGTATTTTCATCACATTCACCTCCAGATCCTCTCctattccattcctcctcctacACTCCTTCTCCTCAAGCagtccctttttcttttcaagttttgtgtgtgtgtgtgtgtgtgtgtgtgagacccagTGAATTAGCATGGGGGAGGGGTTATCTACAAAAGAATGAGCCCCTTATCAGTGGCCACCACTGAAAAAAAAACGTCCCTTTCTCCTTCCAGCAATCATTAACTGCCAAAAGCCCCTCAGAGCTGGGGAGAGGTTTCTACTCACAAGACTCTCCTCGCTAGCAACAGTGAACTGCCTTTAAATCCTTAGGCTTTTACTCTGAAGCCCTACTTGTCCTCAAGCTTCTGGAGATCTTTCAATCTGGCtttctgagtgtctccaaatGTGAGCCGCCAAACCTAGcttctcttattattttaaaattgtgtgtgtgtgtgtgtgtgtgtgtgtgtgtgtgtgtgtgttagctggggggtggtggtggcaagtgtctttcattgcagcactcaagagacagatctctgagttcgaggacagcccggtctacagaaagagttccaagatagccagggctacacagaggaaaccttgtctcagaaaatataacaacaaaaatcaaccaaaaaaataaaaaaataaaaaacaacccaaCCCTGTTTAGAGGACTGGGGAGTCCTGGAGGCTTGACTCAGCTCTGAAGAGCAGCTGCTGCTCTTGCACGGGGCTCAGGCTTTTTTCCTAGCACCCTCACGGCAGCGtgcacctgtctgtaactccagtcccaggggatctgactcctgACCTTCTGACCTCACAGAGAGAGCGCCAGGCATGCCTatggcacatatacatacatacatgcaggcaaatgtgtcatacacataaaagaagacATAAATAGCTGGATGTggcagcatatgcctttaatcccagtacttgggaggcagaggcagatagatctgtaggcagatttctgagttcgaggccaacctggtctacagaaagagttacagcacagccagggctacatagtgaaagaccctgtctgaaaaaatgaTTGTGTATGTATAACAACATtggcatttttatctttttttttttttgagacagggtttctctccagggctgtagagatggcttagcagttaagaacactgactgctcttccagaagacattggtttaattcctagcaccacagcagctcacaacttcctgtaattccaagatctgatatatatatatatatatatatatatatatatatatatatatatatatatatatatatataaaattctgaaCTTGCTAGCCTCTGGTAACATCTGTTGTACTTTCTCTGCAAATTGTATGGTCTTGCTACCGCATATAAGTGAGTTAGTTATACAGTATATGCCCCGTGTCTGGGTCATATCACTTGGCATAAGTTTTGtcttttttggttgtgagcctttaatggctgagttaTACCTCGAGCCTGAGGCCTCATATCTTGAAATGTATTCTTCTACGTGTTTGttgtgtttagtttgtttttgtttttcgagacaaggtttctctgtgtagccctggctgtcctggagctcactctgtaagatcaggctggcctcgaactcagaaatccgcctgcttctgcctcccaagtgctgggattaaatgcgtgtgccaccactgcccggctgttttagggtttttgagacagtcttgttgTGTAATCCAGGAGTGGGGCCTGAAACTGcctgttggcctcaaactcaagacgTTCacttgcctgtgcctcccaagtagtGGGGTGACAGAGGTGTCCCAGCAGGTCTTTGTTCTCTAGCTTTATAATGATCTCTATTTCCTTCACTTTTGAACCCACCCATACGTTTTGTATGTCAGTGCaccgtgtgcatgcagtgcctaagacagccagaagggggcatcagatcccccggGACTGGGGTTTCAGAGCCACCCTGCGCAGGGCCTGGGAATGGAggaaacctgggtcctttggaagggtAGCCAGCGCCCTTTTGCCGCACCATGTCTCCAGCACCGTTATTtttacaccaccattgctcttgagacaaggtctcatgtagatcagactggcttcaAGTTTCCGATGTAGTAGGGGTTGGTCGCAAGCTTCTGATcgctctttccttccccttccaagagctgagattaccCGTAATTTTGTTTACCCAGCTGACTACTTTCTGTTGGCATTGGGTGTGGGTTACATGAGAACACGTGTCATGACCCACATGTACACCACGGCTGTCAGAAGACAACGCTGTGGAATTGGGTCTCTACTTCCTCCTTTAAAGTATAGAACTCCAAATGGTCAGGTTTGTAGCGAGTGCTTTTACCATTGTTATGAGCCATTATCGCCCACCCGCTGTggttttgagacaaaatctcaaCTCACACAGTTTAGCCTTGAACATATCAAGaccttcctcctgcttcagtcttgtGAGTGCTTGGGCACGCTCCAGCATGCCTCATTGGTGTGGGACACCCTTCACTATTCCTGCTGCAGCCTCCTAAACACTGGGTTTCTTCTCATGTGGAGAAGAAGATGAGGTAACCAGGACTGGCCGCTCACGGGACCAgtctggtggtggtagtgatgttAAGGACTAAGTCTGATGCTTGTCCTGTTGATCAGTTTGTTGAAGAATCATCAGGAAAGTATTTCTCCCAGCCTTGAAATGATGAGCCAGGTGTGTAATTCCATTcctcaagagacagaggaagcaagagttctaagccagcttggactacctgagacttctttttttttttaagatttatttattatgtgtaagtacactgtagctgtcttcagacatagcagaaggagtcagatctcattacagatggctgtgagccaccatatggttcctggatttgaactcaggaccttcagaagagcagtctgtgctcttaacctctgagccatctctccagccccctgagacttcatcttaaaaataataaagaggcTACATACGTGTACTTACCTTCATTTACATGCCCCAAAGTGCCAAACTAACGTGCttccctatttttattttttgttgttcagATGGGTCTGAATAACCTAGGCTTCCTTCAACTTGCAAACTGTCAACCTCAACCTCCCCAGTGTCATTCCAGACAGAGTGGCCATGCCAGCTCCCACctgcactgttttttttttctttgttgtgtccaTGAGCTTGAATACCTTTtgttggtgctggagagatggctcagcagttaagagcactgattgctcttccagaggtccagagttcaattcccagcaaccacatggtggctcatgaccatctgtaatgagatctaatgctcCTTCtagaatgtctgaagacagttacagtgtacatacatataataaataaatctttttttaaaaaaaagaacaccttTGTGAAATACGTCACATACTTTATAGTGAGCCTGCAAGGCAGGGACATGGCTGCGTGTTGGAGGGCTCGCTAGGTCTCCAACTCCAGCCCTCTAAGGAAGAGCATCTATCGCTGCACATGGCATTCTGGTGTGGCGTGTTACAGGCTTCCTGTCTGCAGAAGATACTGCTTCTCCGACGGCGAGTGGGAGGATCCGGGCACAGAGCAGTGCCCCCAGGGAAATCGACAGGGCAGGGCGGGTCAGAGCAGTTCAGCTGATCCGAGCAGGCCCTTAGGAAGGCTCACTGCTTTTGCTCTCAGGGGGTTTCCCTCTGGATTCCTGTTTTATCTAAAAATTCTCTATTTGACCCTCTGAAATCCGTTCTATTTTTTCTAGAATTGTGATTTCTCCTGGCCCACAGGGGCAATGTTCATTGCACCATCAAAAACAAGAACGGGAGACTCAATGTCAAAGTTAAAAGCGCATCAAACACGCCTAGCATTTATTATTTTAGTCAAACCTACAGACCCCTCAGTAAACCCTCCTTGGGGCCTGGCCCCAGCAATTTAAAGCTGAAGACCTTGGATGTAGGTGGCGGGGATTGGACTAGGTGGGGACTGGCTCTGAAACACGGGTAGTCCCCCAAATGGAGAACTATGGTGTGGATGGGGCAGAGGTCTGGGTTGACCCAACTTCTGAGTGGGTGGGTTCCATAAAAAAATTTACCAACAAATGAGGGATACATTATACCTTTGCCACCATTCCTCCAGGCCCCTGCCTTTTAGGGGAGACGTCTAATGTTTCTCTGGGCTGGTAAGCAGACTAGACCCGCCCTTTCTTTACTATTTTCTACACATTGAAGGGAAGTATTGGGGTGCCTAGACTGGGTCCACACTAATCCCTACCATCTCCCCAAACTGCCCCTCAAGGCAGAAAAGGCAAGATCTCGTCCCTAGGGTGAGGATCTAAGTCTCACTTGATCTAGGTCTAGAATGTCAATCCACAAGATTTCCAAATCAGTTCCCTTCCCTAAGAATAAGGTCAGCACAGAGCCCTCACACGTCAGGTCCTGGGTTGGTCCCAGGTGTAGGCAGGGAGCCTGGGTCCTCCCTGCTGAACGGAATGCTTGCATGGTGTGCTGCTAAGGGCCAGGGCTGGGGCCTCTGCACCGGCACTCAGAGCCTGGCGATTCCGCCATCTGTGCAATAACCTGTGCTGAGCTTTTCCTAGAGAAGGGATGGGCCCCAGGGGAACGGGCAAGAACAAGTCAGGGGTCATAAGGAAGGGGTAGGGACTAACCCTCCAGGGGTGGgacactatttttatttttcttcttccagtgCCAGAAAAAGCTGAACTGGCAATTCTCAGAGAAGGAATGGAGTAGCATTCCTCTCCTTCACAGACCTGTTTCTAAGGGTCCCTAGTTATCCTACCCCCTTCCATCACATAGGCAGGAGTAGGACCAGGGCCAAGGGGTAAGGCTATGATGCTCAAGTGATGACCAGAACTTCCCCAgctctctcctgccttctccctcACAAGTACCTGGACAGGgcgggtcctctggaaaaggGGCGGGGCCTCACCTGATTCCTCCTCCTTGCCTATTACAGGTTTGGGGCCTGACTGCAACTCCTCttcccccagatttcctggaCAGGACAGTCTCACAGGAGGGTAGGGGAAAAGGCAGGGTCTCCTCCAGGCTCGTCCTCCTTCCCTGGGTGGGGAAGTCCGAGGGGAGGCCTGAGGCCCGATCAGGATTCCTCCTCCATGCTGAAGCTGCTGCGGCGGCTGCTGGCCTTGGAAACGGCCGGGGATACTGAAGAAAGCAGGGGGTCAGAAGCAGCCCGCAGTGGGGACAGGGCACCCCCTGACAGGCCGCCCaccatcccctcctcctccatcagaATGTCCTCTAGCCCTAGGTGGAAGGGGTCCCCCAGGTCCCCCAAGTGGTCGCTGGGAAAGTGCAGGTCCAGAAGGGCATCGGAAGGCGGCGCTGGCTGATGAGGAGGAGCGTTCGGGGCAGGCCCCCCTGACACAGGAAACGTGGTGCCCGGCCTGCCCTCCTCCTCAATGTCCAGCTGTTCTGGCTTGAGGCTGTCAGAGACCGAACTCGTGCCTAGGGAGAGCAGTCCTGGGTTGGGAGGTACTGGCAGACCATGGATCTGAGCCTGCAGTTCTAGCTcctgaaaaaacaaaagtaagatggggTTCAAAGACCCTCACATGTAAAAGAGCGTCTCTATCGAAAGGGCAGGCTACTAGGTTCCAATGCGGCCTCTGGCCCTCACCCCTGGCCAAATTTCATGCTTAGTTTCTGAGCCCCAGAGTCTCATTCTGTAGAATGGTACACTCACGGCAGGTTCTCTCATATGGTTGCTTGGCATACGGCTCTTATTACAGCACATGAGTCAACATATATGCCATGCACATTAGACTGCTGTTTATTTGGAgaatctctctttccttcccccaccccccagtccctagacaagagatctgccttcctctgcctccctggaattaaaggaatgtgctaccatgcccaggtgagactcttttttaaatatttatatcagtgtgtattggtgttttgcttgcacataTGCATCgcgtgtgcagtgcctgtggaggccagaagagggcatcggattccctggaactggggtcAGTGCCCTGAGAAGCCTTGCGGGTGCCTTTAAAGCGTCTGTTTCTCCTACTTTTTAAAGGCAGCGCAGCAGTCTGGCCCTAATCCTTGAGCTCACAgatccaccagtctctgcctcctgaagggTAAGAATTAAAAGTGCAGTAGAGCCCCACCACACCAGGTGTCCTAACTCTTGTTAATGGTGTGCTAATCACCTCATTATCACTTGAACTGGGTTGCCTAAAGGGAAAACCCAGTCAGCTCTTTGTCTGCCCCCCTGCAGAGGTGCCGGAGGCTGCGACCCTCCCAATTTTCTCCCCTCATACCTGAATCCGGAGCTGCAGGCTGCGGTTGGCTTGTTCCAGGGACCGCTGCCGGCTCTCCAGGTCTTTGGAGCGTTGCTGTTCCTTCTGGAGTTTGCGGATATAATCCACAGATGCCTTCAGGATGGTGCCCTTGTTCCAGCGCATCTCCCTGTGGAAGCCAAGGAGGGAAGATAGAGTGCTGTACAGGACGGCTCTCCGGGGGATCTGCACAAGCTAGACGGAAGCCCTGACCACATGTCAGAGTTGGAGGCAAAGGGTTAGAGTGCTTACAATAAACCCTATGCTTGCAGTCCTCCAGTGGTGGCCATTATATCCCCAAACCTGGAAGCCTTCTTGACCCTTTTTGGCTCCTTTTCCCTATGATGACCAAGGCTGACCTCTCAAGTGTTAACACAGGAAACTATTTTTCTCTCAAGCCCTGTCCTCAGATACAGTGCACCTAGAGcatttccttccaccatgtggccTCCTCCATCCCACCTGTCCCTGCTCTGTGCTGGGGATGAACGGTAGGCCAGCACTGTGCTTAGCTCAAGTGTCTCCCGCCTGCTCAGCCCTACTCCGCAGCTGCCTTCGCCACCCCAACATCCACTCATCTTCCGTGTATGCGGGTttggcttgcatgtatgtgtgtgcaccgaCAGCGCCTGcctgatgcccatggaggccaggaaaGGGTATCAGATGCCTTGGACCTGGAACCCAACCCAGGTCTTAACTGTGGAGCACGCTCTTCAGTCGCCCTGTGTCCTTTAGTTTtgaggctatcctcaaactctacatcctcctgcctcagactgccAAGTGCTGGGCTAATAGGCATACACCAGCATGGCTAGttcctttctgttccttctgttccACAACCCTCATCAGACATGAATGGCATGGGTTTTCTTTGTCTTAACTGTGTTGCCCCAATTAAAGGCATCAGATCCAAAGGACGATGGTACTTTTCCTTTTGTTCCCTCTGATATCCTCAGAGCCCTGCAGAGTATCTGGTACAAAGCAAAGGCCCAATAACTGAACCCTGAGTATGCAAAAGCAGTACGGAATGAACAGAGCACTCGTGTTTATGACCCACAGGGTGCAGATGGGACGACAAGAACTAACACTGTGGCTTCAACATCGGAGGGTCTACAGTCCCCTCCCCCCCTGCTAAGAAAGACAGGGTTCTTTTCAGGGGAAGAGACTGGTTTTTTGAtgcagagtctcactctgtagtccaggatagcctagagcttactatatagcccaggctggtcttgaactcatggcaatcctcctgccccagcctccccagtgctgggagtacaggtatGAGCCTCGGCATCCAGCTCAGAGGACTTTTGTCTGGGCACGACTCCATGGCAGACACAGCAAGGACCAAGTTTCCTGGTCTAGGCTGCTCATTCCACCTCCCATTGGCCTGGGGTCCCCAGCCCAGACTCACGGATCATTGGACTTGGGGATGAGGGTGCCCAGTTCTTTGATCCTATCGTTAATGTTGAATCGCCTGCGTCGTTCAACTTTcaagagagggggagaaaaagaaagagtaggAAAGAGTCATCAATgggtgaaaggagagagaggagcaggggTGCTGGGAGGCTCCCCGTGGAAGGCGGCCCTTGAAGCAAGGAGCACGCAGGGCTGTGTGGCAGGTGGGCAAGTGCGCCTGCTCTGGGGCTTACTTAGGTTGTGATTGTCTTTCTTCTGTCGCTCCTTCAAAAGGGCCTTTGCCTCGGTTTCTGGAAGAGAGTGAGGATGGATATCAGGGCTTCCGGGCCCAGGAAGCAGAAccctgcagaggcagaggtaggggctAGTGGGAGAGGGACAGACGCTGAGACTTTTTTAGAGCTGGGGGTCTCGCTTtcttgtccaggctggccttgaacccctgacTTAAGCCATCCTCCTTGACAGTCTCCAAATTAGCTGCAACTACAAAGTTTGGCCACAGAGCCAGACGTGGGAgcgatt from Apodemus sylvaticus chromosome X, mApoSyl1.1, whole genome shotgun sequence includes these protein-coding regions:
- the Tfe3 gene encoding transcription factor E3 isoform X3 translates to MSSSSSRVLLRQQLMRAQAQEQERRERREQAAAAPFPSPAPASPAISVIGVAAGGHTLSRPPPAQVPREVLKVQTHLENPTRYHLQQARRQQVKQYLSTTLGPKLASQALTPPPGPSSAQPLPAPETAHATGPTGSAPNSPMALLTIGSSSEKEIDDVIDEIISLESSYNDEMLSYLPGGTAGLQLPSTLPVSGNLLEVYSSQGAATPAITVSNSCPAELPNIKREISETEAKALLKERQKKDNHNLIERRRRFNINDRIKELGTLIPKSNDPEMRWNKGTILKASVDYIRKLQKEQQRSKDLESRQRSLEQANRSLQLRIQELELQAQIHGLPVPPNPGLLSLGTSSVSDSLKPEQLDIEEEGRPGTTFPVSGGPAPNAPPHQPAPPSDALLDLHFPSDHLGDLGDPFHLGLEDILMEEEGMVGGLSGGALSPLRAASDPLLSSVSPAVSKASSRRSSFSMEEES